Genomic window (Salinibacterium sp. M195):
ACACGAGAGTCCTGAGAGTTTTCCTTTGTTACGCCCACAGCGTTAACGGTGGGCGCAACACGATCACAATTCGGAAAATTATGCTCCGACTACGGCGCGTTCGGGAATAACTTGCGGGTGCGTTTGGCCCATATGTTCAATAACGCGCACCACCTGGCTGGTGTACCCGAACTCGTTGTCGTACCAGACGTACAACACGAGGTGCTTGCCCGTGCTGATCGTCGCGAGGCCATCCACGATGCCGGCGCGGTGCGAGCCGGTGAAGTCGCTCGAGACGATCTCCGGTGAATCGATGAAGTCGATCTGCTGCTGCAGAGTCGAGTCAAGGGAGAGATTGCGCAGGTAACGGTTCACGTCGTCACGGGTGGTTTCGGTCGCCAGATTGAGGTTCAGAATTGCCATCGACACGTTCGGGGTGGGAACCCGGATGGCGCTGCCGGTGAGCAATCCCGCCAGCTCCGGAACCGCCTTCGCAACTGCTTTCGCAGCGCCCGTCTCGGTGATGACCATGTTCATCGGGGCCGAGCGGCCACGACGGTCGCCGGAATGGAAGTTGTCGGTCAGGTTTTGGTCGTTCGTGTACGAGTGCACCGTCTCGACGTGACCGTGCTCAATGCCGTACTGGTCGTTGATCGCTTTGAGCACCGGTGAAATTGCGTTGGTCGTGCACGACGCAGCAGAGAGGATGGCGTCTGAGTCGGCGATGGTGTCGTGGTTGAGGCCATAGACGATGTTCTTGATGTCGCCCTTGCCGGGAGCGGTGAGGAGAACCCGCTTCACTCCCTTCGACTTGAGGTGCTGACCGAGGCCTTCTTCGTCACGCCAGCGACCGGTGTTGTCGACGACGATGGCATCCGAAATGCCGTATTCGGTGTAGTCGATTGTGGCTGGATCGTTCGAGTAGATCACCTGAATGAGCGTGCCGTTTGCGAGAATCGTGTTCGCTTCGGTGTCGACCGAGATGGTTCCCTCAAACGGTCCGTGAACACTGTCGCGACGCAACAGGCTGGCACGCTTCACGAGGTCGTTGTCTGATCCCTTGCGCACAACGATGGCCCGCAAGCGGAGCCCCTCGCCGTTGCCGGCGTGCGCGATGAGGATTCGGGCCAACAGTCGACCGATCCGGCCGAAACCGTAGAGCACGACATCCGCGCCCACCGGTTTCGTCTCGTGGCCGTTCTTCAGCACCGGCTCAAGCTCGGCGGCCAAGAAGTCGCCTAGCTCGCCACCGACTTCGCGAAATCGGTTGACGAGCTTTGCCAGATCGATGGATGCCGAATTCAGCGGCATCGCCGACAGCGCGAGCATCATCGGCATAGTTTCTTCGATCGGCAGTTCGCTCTCGTTGAGCTGACGCGCAAAGCGGTGAGCCTTGAGCACCTCGACTGGCGACTGGTTGATGAGGCGGCGGCCGTGAATGGAGGTCACGACGCCGCGGTTGCGATACAGCCCACCGATGAGGGGGATCATTGCCTCGGCCAGTTCTTGGCGGGCATTCCATCGGGCAAATTCGTCGCTGTGTTCGCGTTGCATCAGGTTCCTTCCGACTGCAGAGTCACGGGCCGCGAGCGCGCTTGTAACGCGGCTGGCCCGAAATCTATTCTTCCAGACGGATGCTCGGCACGCGCAGGCAGTCGGGGGCAGTTCTGGCAACACTTTAGAGATTGCCAAAGGGGGCGATTCTTAACGTGGGCGAGCAGCGATGACATCATTCATCGCAGCATCAGGCAGGCAGGCGAGCTGTTCACTGCGCCAGTCACTGGCGTGGGGCGCCGCGTCATCCATAACGCGCACTCTAGCTTCAGCTTTCTCGCACGCGCGGCTTGAATAGTAAGATAATAGGATTTACTAATCGAGGGAGCACCGTGAAGATCGCGCGCATCGAAACATTCTTGGTACCGCCACGATGGCTGTTCGTGCGCATCGAGACCGACAACGGCATTGTCGGCTGGGGCGAACCCGTTGTTGAAGGCCAAGCCGACATCGTGCGCGCTGCCGTCGAACAGCACGCCGAGTACCTCGTGGGGCTCGACGCCACCCGCATCGAAGACCACTGGCAAGTACTCACCCGCGGCGGGTTTTACCGCGGCGGCCCTGTAGCCTCGAGCGCCATCGCCGGAATCGACCAGGCGCTCTGGGACATCGCAGGCAAGGCTCGCGGCGTTCCCGTTCACGACCTCCTCGGCGGCGCCGTGCGCGATCGCATCCGCATGTATGGCTGGGTTGGCGGCGATGACCCGTCCGAACTGCGCGACAACATTGCCCAACAAGTGAGCTCTGGCCTCACCGCCGTCAAGATGAACGGCAGCGGACGGATGAAGCCCATCGGCACCGTCAGCGCCATCAACGAAGTTGTCGAACGAGCCGCCCTCGCCCGCGAAGTTCTTGGCCCCGACCGAGACATGGCCATCGACTTTCACGGACGGATGACCGTGGCCAACTCGCGCCGCGTGCTCCCCCTGCTCGAGCCCTACGCTCCCCTCTTCGTTGAAGAACCCGTCGTGCCCGAAAAGTCGCACCTACTTGACGGCATTGTCGCCTCAACCTCGATCCCCATCTCCACCGGCGAGCGCCTCTTCTCCCGCAATGAGTTTCTCGGGCCGCTTCAGGCGGGTGTCGCGGTCGTGCAACCCGACCTCTCCCACGCCGGCGGAATCTCCGAAGTGCGCCGCATCGCCGCCCTCGCCGATATGTTCGACGCTCAGCTCGCGCCGCACTGTCCCCTCGGGCCCATTGCCTTGGCGTCGAGTTTGCAAGTCGGGTTCAACACACCGAACTTTCTTATTCAGGAACAGAGCATCGGCATCCACTACAACGTCGGATCAGACGTGCTCGAATACCTCATGGATACGAGCGTTTTCGACTTCACGAGTGGGTACATCGAGCGGCTCACCAAGCCGGGGCTCGGCATCGACATTGACGAAGCCGCGGTGCGCGCTGCCGACAAGATCGGGCACCAGTGGCGCTCCCCCGTGTGGCGTCACGACGATGGCGCCCTTGCTGAGTGGTAGCCCGCTAGCGCTAGGCGCCGAGTGTTGTCGTCATTCCCCCGTCAACGAGCAGCGATGCACCGGTGATGTATGAGGCGCCATCCCCGGCCAAGAACTGGATGACCGAGGCAACTTCTTCGGGTGTGCCCAGTCTCTGCAATGTCGCCTGTCGGGCCGCAAGCTCAAGTTCTGCGGCGCCCTGGTGATCCCATTGGCGCGTCTGGATTGAGCCAGGAAGAACAACATTCACGCGAACGTGTGGTGCGTAGTCGACAGAGAGCTGGCGGGTTAACGAAATCAGACCGCCCTTGGCTGCGGCGTAGGCCGGCTGTTCAGTCCACGCCAGCACACCGTGAACACTCGAGACGTTGACCATGTTTCCGTGCGCTGCGGTGAGAGTGTCGTGGAAGGTGTGCATTGCGCGATAAACGGATGAGAGGGTCACTGAGAGCTGTTTGCTCCAGTTGTCTTCAGACTGTTCGTGCGCGACGCCTGCTACGTCAAAGAAGGCGTTATTCACAATGACCGTCGGCAGGCGAGCAGCGCAACGAAGCTCACGCGAAAGCGCCTGCCAAGCTGCGGGATCGGAGACGTCTAGGAAATTTCCCGTCGCTGATCCACCGGCGGCACGAATCTCCTCAGCAATCGCGACCGCGGCAGCCGTATCAATGTCAGAGACAACGACATCGTCGCCGGCAGCGGCAAACATTCTGGCGCAGGCTGCACCGATGCCGTGCCCTGCTCCGGTGATCAGAACCGTACGCATCGTGTCGCCTTCGTCGCCCATTAGAGTGCTCGCTTGCGGTTCTTGACGAGGGCGGCGCCGTCAGCATCTGTGCTCACAATGGCTTCAGAATCGCGAGCAGACTGACTCATCAACGTTGTCATCGCTAGGTGCGCAGCGTCGGCATCCTGAGCGACAATGGCGTCAACCACGGCGCGATGCGAATCCAAGAACTGGGTGGTCGTTTCGCGTTCGAACGCGATCTGATTGCGGGCCTGCAACGCTGGTTCAAGCACCACTTCAAAACGAGCCAACAGTTCATTGCCGGATGCCGCAAGCACCGCTCGATGGAATGCCAAGTCGGCCGCCGCGTGAGATTCAGCCTCGCTGCTCACGAACGTCGCAGCGAGGGCGTTCATCGCCTCCTCGATCGCGACACACTGTTGCTCGGTGCGTCTCACTGCCGCCAGCTTCGCGGCAGCTGGTTCGAGTACGTGACGAACTTCGCTCAGCTCAAGGACAAGGAGAGAATCGGGAACGCCTTCAGATCGCCAGGCCATGACGTCACCGTCAAGCAACTGCCACCGCGCCCGCTCGGTGACGTAGGTGCCCAAGCGCGGACGCGCATCCACAAGTCCTTTAGTCGTGAGTACCTTGATGGCTTCCCTCATGACCGTGCGGCTCACCTGAAATTCGGTGAGCACTGCATCCTGATCGAGAATGTCGCCAGGCACCAAGTCGCCACGCATAATGCGGCGCCCG
Coding sequences:
- a CDS encoding glyceraldehyde-3-phosphate dehydrogenase, coding for MQREHSDEFARWNARQELAEAMIPLIGGLYRNRGVVTSIHGRRLINQSPVEVLKAHRFARQLNESELPIEETMPMMLALSAMPLNSASIDLAKLVNRFREVGGELGDFLAAELEPVLKNGHETKPVGADVVLYGFGRIGRLLARILIAHAGNGEGLRLRAIVVRKGSDNDLVKRASLLRRDSVHGPFEGTISVDTEANTILANGTLIQVIYSNDPATIDYTEYGISDAIVVDNTGRWRDEEGLGQHLKSKGVKRVLLTAPGKGDIKNIVYGLNHDTIADSDAILSAASCTTNAISPVLKAINDQYGIEHGHVETVHSYTNDQNLTDNFHSGDRRGRSAPMNMVITETGAAKAVAKAVPELAGLLTGSAIRVPTPNVSMAILNLNLATETTRDDVNRYLRNLSLDSTLQQQIDFIDSPEIVSSDFTGSHRAGIVDGLATISTGKHLVLYVWYDNEFGYTSQVVRVIEHMGQTHPQVIPERAVVGA
- the dgoD gene encoding galactonate dehydratase; the protein is MKIARIETFLVPPRWLFVRIETDNGIVGWGEPVVEGQADIVRAAVEQHAEYLVGLDATRIEDHWQVLTRGGFYRGGPVASSAIAGIDQALWDIAGKARGVPVHDLLGGAVRDRIRMYGWVGGDDPSELRDNIAQQVSSGLTAVKMNGSGRMKPIGTVSAINEVVERAALAREVLGPDRDMAIDFHGRMTVANSRRVLPLLEPYAPLFVEEPVVPEKSHLLDGIVASTSIPISTGERLFSRNEFLGPLQAGVAVVQPDLSHAGGISEVRRIAALADMFDAQLAPHCPLGPIALASSLQVGFNTPNFLIQEQSIGIHYNVGSDVLEYLMDTSVFDFTSGYIERLTKPGLGIDIDEAAVRAADKIGHQWRSPVWRHDDGALAEW
- a CDS encoding SDR family NAD(P)-dependent oxidoreductase produces the protein MRTVLITGAGHGIGAACARMFAAAGDDVVVSDIDTAAAVAIAEEIRAAGGSATGNFLDVSDPAAWQALSRELRCAARLPTVIVNNAFFDVAGVAHEQSEDNWSKQLSVTLSSVYRAMHTFHDTLTAAHGNMVNVSSVHGVLAWTEQPAYAAAKGGLISLTRQLSVDYAPHVRVNVVLPGSIQTRQWDHQGAAELELAARQATLQRLGTPEEVASVIQFLAGDGASYITGASLLVDGGMTTTLGA
- a CDS encoding FadR/GntR family transcriptional regulator, producing MTTFSRRGLHGHVVDVLGRRIMRGDLVPGDILDQDAVLTEFQVSRTVMREAIKVLTTKGLVDARPRLGTYVTERARWQLLDGDVMAWRSEGVPDSLLVLELSEVRHVLEPAAAKLAAVRRTEQQCVAIEEAMNALAATFVSSEAESHAAADLAFHRAVLAASGNELLARFEVVLEPALQARNQIAFERETTTQFLDSHRAVVDAIVAQDADAAHLAMTTLMSQSARDSEAIVSTDADGAALVKNRKRAL